A single genomic interval of Clostridiisalibacter paucivorans DSM 22131 harbors:
- a CDS encoding response regulator — MEGINVLQKIKILYVEDEPITRNQVYRFLKKRVGKTITAENGEDGIRKFIEYKPDLIITDLVMPDMSGIEMMRKIRQQGFRCPFIITSALSDANTILETVDLKIEKYLIKPVNIDILMKNLVQIATEILEEKDLLVINNDFILTDDERRELEIEIRNLYSKYLKRVTGKGAKLINVFIKGKEIEIILKENLTTLEKNLLVTGEHYKNIEIVRKTVYESTMDQVEKQISDLINRRVKIQRIEICPKEKYERLLVDII; from the coding sequence ATGGAAGGAATAAATGTATTACAAAAAATAAAAATATTATATGTGGAAGATGAGCCTATTACTAGAAATCAAGTATATAGATTTTTAAAAAAGAGGGTAGGAAAGACAATTACAGCAGAGAATGGAGAAGATGGAATAAGAAAGTTTATTGAATATAAACCAGATTTGATTATAACGGATTTAGTGATGCCAGATATGAGTGGAATTGAAATGATGAGAAAGATAAGACAACAGGGATTTAGATGCCCATTTATCATTACCTCTGCATTATCGGATGCTAATACTATTTTAGAAACAGTAGATTTAAAAATAGAGAAGTACTTGATTAAACCTGTAAATATAGATATACTTATGAAAAATTTGGTACAAATTGCCACTGAAATTTTAGAAGAAAAGGATTTATTGGTAATAAATAACGATTTTATATTGACAGATGATGAGAGAAGAGAGCTAGAAATAGAGATTAGAAATTTATATTCCAAATATTTAAAGAGAGTTACAGGAAAGGGAGCAAAACTTATTAATGTCTTTATAAAAGGTAAAGAGATAGAGATTATTTTAAAAGAAAACCTTACTACTTTGGAAAAGAATTTATTAGTTACAGGAGAACACTATAAAAATATTGAGATTGTTAGAAAGACTGTCTATGAGAGTACTATGGATCAAGTAGAGAAACAGATAAGTGATTTGATAAATAGAAGGGTAAAGATTCAAAGGATAGAGATATGCCCTAAAGAAAAATATGAAAGATTATTAGTGGATATTATTTGA
- a CDS encoding sensor histidine kinase — MDRPSIAFDTCNSIDFMNQSLDFTLEIEGRIEGQKLKCYVNNISSYYTDYLNAKRDNIINTNIFNIKDELIYIYYDIVNHLFDNPSKDSINIYIKKEDKDLKVVRFEEVKEDHKCWHIMAYPFRRNIDSIKVFIVIRDKRVYLNKVKAKKIRQDIKNYNDKIKNLSDIISNLSHVWRQPLNSLNFSIINLIDEIDSEEELDVIDKYYNEIWEIIKSLSMKIEKFKSFFEMDYKKIVFDMNKYLDLVFEIMDEKIKKDHIKVILNKEGQVKKYGSPNEFVQIMYFICFDIVGCLKNRFDIYNRKLNIKIKANKSDVCISINLIYDIEKYMDFNLHLNHLSMFKNIIENKMRGTIDLINDKKENKVIISFPLEI; from the coding sequence TTGGATAGGCCGAGTATTGCTTTTGACACTTGCAATTCAATTGATTTTATGAATCAGTCTTTGGATTTTACATTGGAGATAGAAGGGAGAATAGAAGGACAAAAACTCAAATGTTATGTAAATAATATCAGCAGTTATTATACAGATTATTTAAATGCTAAAAGAGATAATATTATAAATACTAATATATTTAATATAAAGGATGAACTAATATATATATATTATGATATAGTCAATCATTTATTTGACAATCCTAGCAAGGATAGTATCAATATCTATATTAAAAAAGAAGATAAAGATTTAAAAGTAGTTAGGTTTGAAGAAGTAAAAGAAGATCATAAATGCTGGCATATTATGGCTTATCCTTTTAGAAGAAATATAGACTCTATAAAAGTCTTTATTGTTATAAGAGATAAAAGGGTATATTTAAATAAAGTAAAAGCAAAAAAGATTAGACAAGATATAAAAAATTATAATGATAAAATAAAGAATTTATCAGATATTATATCTAATTTATCTCATGTATGGAGACAACCTTTGAATAGTCTAAATTTTTCTATTATCAATCTTATAGATGAGATTGATAGTGAAGAAGAATTAGACGTAATAGATAAATATTATAATGAAATATGGGAGATTATCAAAAGTCTTTCTATGAAAATAGAAAAATTCAAATCATTTTTTGAAATGGATTATAAAAAAATAGTTTTTGATATGAATAAATATTTGGATTTAGTTTTTGAGATTATGGATGAAAAGATAAAAAAAGATCATATAAAGGTTATCCTAAATAAGGAAGGTCAAGTAAAAAAATATGGCTCTCCCAATGAGTTTGTACAAATTATGTACTTTATATGTTTTGATATAGTAGGATGTTTGAAAAACAGGTTTGACATCTATAATAGGAAATTAAATATTAAAATAAAAGCTAATAAATCTGACGTATGTATTAGTATAAATCTGATATATGATATAGAAAAATATATGGATTTTAATTTGCATTTAAATCATTTATCTATGTTTAAGAATATTATAGAAAACAAAATGAGAGGCACTATTGATTTAATAAATGATAAAAAAGAAAACAAAGTTATAATAAGTTTTCCTTTAGAGATATAG
- a CDS encoding copper amine oxidase N-terminal domain-containing protein yields MKKRVLLITFIVLLMMTSVSIGATYSKTITAWFYDIKILLNGKNVHMSKAPFVYEGTTYVPLRDLAQGLGLTVMWSDDGKTIKLFSKADPNMPVYPVNPVYPVNPMNPVYPMYQYEDEKDEEDIEDTLNEDYEEYDEGRYDLEFEYNVKEYSSYIKVEMEGKNFERDSSKWSRRDDSEFEDFVEEIAEEVADEYDEDVRIYVYDEDDDRVAKYEYDNGRDRIEELWLADEDYDEDDYKDYLEDEYEEYTEGREDIEFDYEVKEYTRYVRVEMEGKDFDKRDSAWEDRDDREFEDFIEEIAEDTAEQFDKDVKIYVKDEDNYTVGQYEYDESKDDFEVKNQY; encoded by the coding sequence ATGAAGAAGAGGGTTTTATTAATAACCTTTATAGTATTACTTATGATGACCAGTGTTTCCATTGGTGCAACCTATAGTAAAACCATAACTGCTTGGTTTTATGATATTAAAATACTTCTTAATGGTAAGAATGTACATATGTCTAAAGCACCATTTGTGTATGAAGGGACTACTTATGTTCCATTGAGGGATTTGGCTCAAGGATTAGGGCTTACTGTTATGTGGTCTGATGATGGAAAGACTATAAAGCTTTTTAGTAAAGCAGATCCTAATATGCCAGTTTATCCAGTAAATCCAGTCTATCCTGTAAACCCAATGAACCCAGTCTATCCTATGTATCAGTATGAAGATGAAAAAGATGAAGAGGATATTGAAGATACTCTAAATGAAGATTATGAGGAATATGATGAAGGCAGATATGATTTAGAGTTTGAATATAATGTAAAAGAGTATAGTAGTTATATAAAAGTAGAAATGGAAGGTAAAAATTTTGAAAGAGATTCTTCTAAATGGAGCAGAAGAGATGATAGTGAATTTGAAGATTTTGTAGAAGAGATTGCTGAAGAAGTAGCAGATGAATATGATGAGGATGTAAGAATATATGTTTATGATGAAGATGACGATAGGGTTGCTAAGTATGAATATGATAATGGAAGGGATAGGATAGAAGAATTATGGTTGGCCGATGAAGACTACGATGAAGATGACTATAAAGATTATTTGGAGGATGAGTACGAGGAATACACTGAAGGAAGAGAAGATATAGAATTTGATTACGAAGTAAAAGAGTATACAAGATATGTAAGAGTGGAAATGGAAGGAAAGGATTTTGATAAGAGAGATTCTGCATGGGAAGACAGAGATGATAGAGAGTTTGAAGACTTTATAGAAGAGATTGCTGAAGACACAGCAGAACAATTTGATAAAGATGTAAAAATATATGTAAAAGATGAAGATAATTATACTGTTGGTCAATATGAGTATGATGAAAGTAAAGATGATTTTGAAGTTAAAAATCAATATTAA